A portion of the Streptomyces sp. NBC_00376 genome contains these proteins:
- the mycP gene encoding type VII secretion-associated serine protease mycosin: MSRRTRRHRALGAVCAATAFALLPAVPARADAIRDQQWGLQALHTDQAWRTTKGKGITVAVVDTGVDGNLPDLSGQVLPGKDMIGFGAGRGDRSWARHGTAMAGIIAGHGHGTGRSDGVLGIAPEVKILPVRVILEASDPARARARKSRGTALADGIRWAADHGADVINLSLGDDSKSAHPDPGEDAAIQYALKKGAVVVASAGNGGEKGDHISYPAAYPGVIAVAAVDRYGTHAAFSTRRWYATVSAPGVDIVVAAPDGQYYVEWGTSAASAFVSGAVALVRAAHPGLTPAQIKKLLADTARSSPASGRDDARGYGIVDPAAAIEAGAAVRPAGLRAESTETGYRKRYFGSGPTPEQHENGAAGWLAAGAGGLGAVLLALAVVLWRGRGRGFVTARG; encoded by the coding sequence ATGAGCCGTCGCACCCGCCGCCACCGCGCCCTGGGCGCGGTCTGCGCCGCCACCGCGTTCGCGCTCCTGCCCGCCGTACCGGCCAGGGCCGATGCCATCCGGGACCAGCAGTGGGGTCTCCAGGCGCTCCACACCGACCAGGCGTGGCGGACCACCAAGGGCAAGGGAATCACCGTCGCCGTCGTCGACACCGGGGTCGACGGCAACCTGCCCGATCTGTCCGGCCAAGTACTGCCCGGCAAGGACATGATCGGCTTCGGCGCAGGCCGAGGCGACCGCTCCTGGGCCCGCCACGGCACCGCGATGGCAGGCATCATCGCAGGTCACGGCCATGGAACGGGGCGCAGCGACGGGGTGCTCGGCATCGCGCCCGAGGTGAAGATCCTTCCGGTCCGGGTGATCCTCGAAGCCTCCGACCCGGCCCGCGCCAGGGCCCGGAAGTCACGCGGCACGGCCCTCGCCGACGGCATCCGCTGGGCCGCCGACCACGGCGCCGACGTCATCAACCTCTCGCTCGGCGACGACAGCAAGTCCGCGCACCCCGACCCGGGCGAGGACGCCGCCATCCAGTACGCGCTGAAGAAGGGGGCCGTCGTCGTAGCCTCCGCGGGCAACGGCGGCGAGAAGGGCGACCACATCTCGTACCCCGCCGCCTACCCCGGCGTGATCGCGGTCGCCGCCGTCGACCGGTACGGCACCCACGCCGCGTTCTCCACCCGCCGCTGGTACGCCACCGTCAGCGCACCCGGCGTCGACATCGTCGTCGCCGCGCCCGACGGGCAGTACTACGTGGAGTGGGGGACCTCGGCCGCCTCCGCGTTCGTCTCCGGCGCCGTCGCACTGGTCCGTGCCGCGCACCCGGGGCTGACGCCCGCCCAGATCAAGAAGCTCCTCGCGGACACGGCCCGCAGCTCCCCGGCGTCCGGCCGGGACGACGCCCGGGGGTACGGCATCGTCGACCCCGCCGCGGCGATCGAGGCCGGCGCCGCGGTCCGCCCCGCCGGTCTGCGCGCCGAATCCACCGAGACCGGTTACCGGAAGCGCTACTTCGGCTCCGGTCCCACCCCCGAGCAGCACGAGAACGGCGCCGCGGGCTGGCTCGCGGCGGGCGCGGGCGGTCTGGGAGCGGTCCTGCTGGCCCTGGCCGTGGTGCTCTGGCGCGGCAGGGGCCGGGGCTTCGTCACCGCACGGGGCTGA
- a CDS encoding SseB family protein codes for MAQKNIPDPGYSDDDGTADPALAAALAAWAQDRKAVGPVLEALKGARLLVPVVAVLGEVEEDENGLRREKTSDMAVPTLQAGDRRALPAFTSTDTLARWDPQARPVAVPLHQALQAAAHEKADTVVLDLAGPVAFELTGSALLALAEGRTSADPLDDPAVTSAVRNAVAGEPSVLRAHLGPGRADGTLALVLAPGTDPAEAARRVAEVLAADEVLRARLVRGLDLALLPADAVAPGEPLFTR; via the coding sequence GTGGCGCAGAAGAACATTCCGGACCCCGGATACTCCGACGACGACGGCACGGCCGACCCGGCACTGGCGGCGGCCCTGGCCGCCTGGGCCCAGGACCGCAAGGCCGTCGGCCCGGTACTCGAAGCCCTCAAGGGAGCCCGGCTCCTCGTCCCGGTCGTCGCCGTGCTCGGGGAGGTGGAAGAAGACGAGAACGGGCTGCGTCGCGAGAAGACCAGCGACATGGCCGTCCCCACCCTCCAGGCCGGGGACCGTCGGGCCCTGCCCGCCTTCACCTCGACCGACACGCTGGCCCGCTGGGATCCGCAGGCACGCCCCGTCGCCGTACCCCTGCACCAGGCGCTGCAGGCCGCCGCGCACGAGAAGGCGGACACGGTCGTGCTCGATCTCGCCGGCCCGGTCGCGTTCGAGCTGACCGGCTCCGCGCTGCTCGCTCTCGCTGAGGGCCGCACCAGCGCCGACCCGCTCGACGACCCCGCCGTCACCTCGGCGGTGCGCAACGCGGTCGCCGGCGAGCCCTCGGTGCTCCGTGCCCACCTCGGGCCCGGCCGGGCCGACGGCACCCTCGCCCTGGTCCTCGCGCCCGGCACCGACCCCGCCGAAGCGGCCCGCCGGGTCGCGGAAGTGCTGGCGGCCGACGAGGTCCTGCGCGCCCGCCTGGTGCGCGGCCTGGACCTGGCGCTGCTGCCGGCCGACGCCGTCGCGCCGGGCGAGCCGCTCTTCACGCGCTGA
- a CDS encoding DUF1844 domain-containing protein, translated as MSDATPSSDSPGFDDMTRDIAEVPAVEVIVTVAVNLMSAAAVKLGLTEDGDEHKDLDEARKLVHALAGLLDASATEISSFHAAPLRDGLKSLQLAFREASLVPDEPGQGPGEKYTGPVFG; from the coding sequence ATGAGTGACGCGACCCCCAGCAGTGATTCCCCCGGCTTCGACGACATGACCCGCGACATCGCGGAGGTGCCCGCGGTCGAGGTGATCGTGACGGTCGCGGTCAATCTGATGAGCGCCGCCGCCGTGAAGCTCGGGCTGACCGAGGACGGCGACGAGCACAAGGACCTCGACGAGGCCCGCAAGCTGGTGCACGCGCTGGCCGGGCTGCTGGACGCCAGCGCCACCGAGATCAGCTCCTTCCACGCGGCCCCGCTGCGGGACGGCCTGAAGTCGCTGCAGCTCGCGTTCCGCGAGGCGTCGCTCGTGCCGGACGAGCCCGGTCAGGGCCCCGGCGAGAAGTACACCGGCCCCGTCTTCGGCTGA
- the infC gene encoding translation initiation factor IF-3 has product MAVRQAAAWCYRGGSISAEPRINDRIRVPEVRLVGPSGEQVGIVPLAKALELAQEYDLDLVEVAATARPPVCKLMDYGKFKYESAMKAREARKNQAHTVIKEMKLRPKIDPHDYDTKKGHVVRFLKQGDKVKITIMFRGREQSRPELGFRLLQRLASDVEELGFIESNPKQDGRNMIMVLGPHKKKTEAMAEAREAQAARKAGRQGSTPDAEAAGEAAEAQPEAPAETPSEA; this is encoded by the coding sequence GTGGCTGTCCGCCAGGCGGCCGCGTGGTGCTACCGAGGAGGATCCATCAGCGCCGAGCCCCGCATCAACGACCGGATTCGCGTTCCCGAGGTGCGACTTGTCGGTCCCAGCGGCGAGCAGGTCGGGATTGTTCCGCTTGCCAAGGCCCTGGAACTCGCACAGGAGTACGACCTCGACCTGGTCGAGGTGGCGGCGACCGCCCGTCCGCCCGTGTGCAAGCTCATGGACTACGGGAAGTTCAAGTACGAGTCGGCCATGAAGGCCCGTGAGGCGCGCAAGAACCAGGCGCACACGGTCATCAAGGAGATGAAGCTCCGGCCGAAGATCGACCCGCACGACTATGACACCAAGAAGGGTCACGTCGTCCGGTTCCTCAAGCAGGGCGACAAGGTCAAGATCACGATCATGTTCCGTGGTCGTGAGCAGTCCCGCCCCGAGCTGGGCTTCCGACTGCTCCAGCGTCTGGCTTCGGACGTGGAGGAACTCGGCTTCATCGAGTCCAACCCGAAGCAGGACGGCCGGAACATGATCATGGTTCTGGGCCCGCACAAGAAGAAGACCGAAGCCATGGCCGAGGCCCGCGAGGCCCAGGCCGCCCGCAAGGCGGGGCGTCAGGGTTCCACCCCCGACGCCGAGGCCGCGGGCGAGGCTGCCGAAGCGCAGCCCGAGGCTCCGGCCGAGACACCTTCCGAGGCCTGA
- the rpmI gene encoding 50S ribosomal protein L35, with product MPKNKTHSGASKRFKITGSGKVLRERAGKRHLLEHKSSKKTRSLTGTVVVAPSDAKKIKKLLGK from the coding sequence ATGCCGAAGAACAAGACGCACAGCGGTGCCAGCAAGCGCTTCAAGATCACCGGCTCCGGCAAGGTGCTCCGTGAGCGCGCAGGCAAGCGCCACCTTCTTGAGCACAAGTCGTCCAAGAAGACCCGCTCGCTGACCGGCACGGTCGTAGTGGCTCCGTCCGACGCCAAGAAGATCAAGAAGCTTCTCGGCAAGTGA
- the rplT gene encoding 50S ribosomal protein L20: protein MARVKRAVNAHKKRRAILEQASGYRGQRSRLYRKAKEQVTHSLVYNYNDRKKRKGDFRQLWIQRINAAARQNGMTYNRLIQGLKAANIEVDRKILAELAVNDSNAFAALVEVAQKALPSDVNAPKAA from the coding sequence GTGGCACGCGTCAAGCGGGCAGTAAACGCTCACAAGAAGCGCCGGGCAATCCTCGAGCAGGCCAGCGGTTACCGCGGTCAGCGCTCCCGCCTGTACCGCAAGGCGAAGGAGCAGGTCACCCACTCCCTCGTCTACAACTACAACGACCGCAAGAAGCGCAAGGGCGACTTCCGTCAGCTGTGGATCCAGCGCATCAACGCCGCTGCCCGCCAGAACGGCATGACGTACAACCGCCTCATCCAGGGTCTGAAGGCCGCCAACATCGAGGTGGACCGCAAGATCCTGGCCGAGCTCGCGGTCAACGACAGCAACGCGTTCGCCGCCCTCGTCGAGGTTGCCCAGAAGGCCCTCCCGAGCGACGTCAACGCCCCGAAGGCCGCCTGA
- a CDS encoding TrmH family RNA methyltransferase codes for MGTPELISPRSPRVTAARRLAKRNFRGKERRFIAEGPQAVREAAEHRGSDGEPTLIELFATVEAAERYADIVAAAHAAGARVHLADGDVLADVSQTVTPQGLIGVCRFLDSPFDAILAAKPKLVAVLAHVRDPGNAGTVLRCADAAGADAVVLTDASVDLYNPKSVRASVGSLFHLPVAVGVPVEQAVQGLRAAGVRILAADGAGDDDLDDELDAGTMGGPTAWVFGNEAWGLPEETRALADAVVRVPIHGKAESLNLATAAAVCLYASARAQRPR; via the coding sequence ATGGGCACCCCCGAACTGATCTCCCCGCGATCGCCGCGCGTCACCGCCGCCCGGCGGCTGGCCAAGCGCAACTTCCGCGGCAAGGAGCGCAGGTTCATCGCCGAGGGGCCGCAGGCCGTGCGCGAGGCCGCCGAGCACCGCGGCAGCGACGGCGAGCCGACCCTGATCGAGCTGTTCGCCACCGTCGAGGCGGCCGAGCGGTACGCCGACATCGTCGCCGCCGCCCACGCGGCCGGCGCCCGGGTGCACCTCGCCGACGGCGACGTGCTCGCCGACGTCTCGCAGACCGTCACCCCGCAGGGCCTGATCGGCGTCTGCCGCTTCCTCGACTCCCCGTTCGACGCGATCCTCGCCGCGAAGCCGAAACTGGTCGCCGTCCTCGCCCACGTACGCGACCCCGGGAACGCCGGGACGGTGCTGCGCTGCGCCGACGCGGCGGGCGCCGACGCCGTCGTGCTCACCGACGCCTCGGTGGACCTGTACAACCCCAAGTCCGTCCGGGCCTCGGTCGGTTCGCTCTTCCATCTGCCGGTCGCCGTCGGCGTCCCGGTCGAGCAGGCCGTGCAGGGGCTGCGGGCGGCGGGCGTACGGATCCTCGCCGCCGACGGCGCGGGCGACGACGACCTCGACGACGAGCTCGACGCGGGCACCATGGGCGGGCCGACCGCCTGGGTCTTCGGCAACGAGGCCTGGGGGCTGCCGGAGGAGACCCGGGCACTGGCCGACGCGGTCGTGCGGGTGCCCATCCACGGTAAGGCGGAGAGCCTCAACCTGGCGACGGCGGCGGCCGTGTGTCTGTACGCCTCCGCGAGGGCCCAGCGCCCGCGGTGA
- a CDS encoding sensor histidine kinase yields MAVGMSTPRETHAAVVRAEAAESPEPAAVGLGIDPDDLPDGLVVADGTGRIICFNAAAARITAMPRAGALGRSLEHVLPLEDLKGRRWWALTDPYGGLATRVGQPERNLLLPGGREVLVSARYVREHPTGPVRRVVVSLRGTEARRRNERSHAELIATVAHELRSPLTSVKGFTATLLAKWERFTDDQKRLMLETVDADAGRVTRLIAELLDISRIDSGRLELRRQPVDLSLAVERHVQALTATGQNPDRFLVRTCQPLPAVWADPDKVDQVLGNLLENAVRHGEGTVTIEVAPAPAKSDEKGTAVTVSDEGPGIPEESMGRVFTRFWRGSKRGGTGLGLYIVKGIVEAHGGTITVGRGPGGGAEFRFILPVSTPAYLV; encoded by the coding sequence ATGGCTGTCGGCATGAGCACGCCGCGCGAGACACATGCCGCCGTCGTGCGCGCCGAAGCGGCCGAGAGCCCCGAGCCCGCAGCCGTCGGCCTGGGGATCGATCCCGACGACCTGCCCGACGGCCTGGTCGTCGCCGACGGGACCGGCCGGATCATCTGCTTCAACGCCGCCGCCGCCCGGATCACCGCGATGCCCCGGGCCGGCGCCCTCGGCCGCTCCCTGGAGCACGTACTGCCGCTGGAGGACCTCAAGGGCCGCCGCTGGTGGGCCCTGACCGACCCGTACGGCGGCCTCGCCACCCGGGTCGGCCAGCCCGAACGCAATCTGCTGCTGCCCGGCGGCCGGGAGGTCCTGGTCTCCGCCCGCTACGTGCGCGAGCACCCGACCGGACCGGTGCGCCGGGTGGTGGTCTCGCTGCGCGGCACCGAGGCCCGCCGCCGCAACGAACGCAGCCACGCCGAGCTGATCGCCACGGTCGCCCACGAGCTGCGCTCCCCGCTGACCTCCGTCAAGGGCTTCACCGCGACCCTCCTCGCCAAGTGGGAGCGGTTCACCGACGACCAGAAGCGGCTGATGCTGGAGACGGTCGACGCCGACGCGGGCCGCGTCACCCGGCTCATCGCCGAACTGCTCGACATCTCCCGGATCGACTCCGGGCGCCTGGAGCTGCGGCGCCAGCCGGTGGACCTCTCCCTCGCCGTCGAACGCCACGTCCAGGCCCTCACCGCGACCGGCCAGAACCCCGACCGCTTCCTCGTCCGCACCTGCCAGCCGCTGCCTGCGGTCTGGGCCGACCCGGACAAGGTCGACCAGGTGCTCGGCAACCTGCTGGAAAACGCGGTGCGCCACGGCGAGGGAACCGTCACCATTGAAGTCGCACCCGCACCCGCGAAGAGCGACGAGAAGGGAACGGCGGTCACCGTGAGCGACGAAGGCCCCGGCATCCCCGAGGAGTCGATGGGCCGTGTCTTCACCCGCTTCTGGCGGGGGAGCAAGCGCGGCGGTACGGGCCTGGGCCTCTACATCGTCAAGGGCATCGTCGAGGCGCACGGCGGCACGATCACGGTCGGTCGCGGCCCCGGCGGCGGCGCGGAATTCCGATTTATCCTGCCCGTGAGCACGCCGGCCTACCTGGTCTGA
- the pheS gene encoding phenylalanine--tRNA ligase subunit alpha, giving the protein MSAPNKSYDPVEVEALKPEEIERMRDEAFAAFAAAGDLDALAQAKTAHTGGTSPLSLANREIGALPPQAKAEAGKRVGQARGAVSKALAARQAELEAERDARVLVEEAVDVTLPYDRTPAGARHPLTTFMERVADVFVAMGYEVAEGPEAEAEWFNFDALNFVPDHPARQMQDTFFVQGPDGARNDESGVVLRTHTSPVQARSLLDREPPVYVVCPGRVYRTDELDATHTPVFHQIELLAVDEGLTMADLKGTLDHMVQALFGPDMKTRLRPNFFPFTEPSAEMDMVCYVCRGASVGNPDRPCRTCGSEGWIELGGCGMVNPKVLIACGVDPQKYSGFAFGFGIERMLMFRHNVEDMRDMVEGDVRFTRPFGMEI; this is encoded by the coding sequence ATGTCGGCACCGAACAAGTCGTACGACCCAGTCGAGGTCGAGGCACTGAAACCGGAAGAGATCGAGCGCATGCGGGACGAGGCGTTCGCCGCCTTCGCCGCCGCCGGTGACCTCGACGCGCTCGCCCAGGCGAAGACCGCGCACACCGGGGGTACCTCACCGCTGTCGCTCGCCAACCGCGAGATCGGCGCACTGCCGCCGCAGGCCAAGGCCGAGGCGGGCAAGCGCGTGGGCCAGGCCCGCGGCGCCGTGAGCAAGGCCCTCGCCGCCCGTCAGGCGGAGCTGGAGGCCGAGCGGGACGCCCGCGTGCTGGTCGAGGAGGCGGTGGACGTCACGCTGCCCTACGACCGCACCCCGGCCGGCGCCCGCCACCCGCTGACGACCTTCATGGAGCGCGTCGCGGACGTCTTCGTGGCCATGGGCTACGAGGTCGCCGAGGGCCCCGAGGCCGAGGCGGAGTGGTTCAACTTCGACGCCCTGAACTTCGTGCCCGACCACCCGGCCCGGCAGATGCAGGACACCTTCTTCGTCCAGGGCCCCGACGGCGCCAGGAACGACGAGTCCGGGGTCGTGCTGCGCACCCACACCTCGCCGGTCCAGGCCCGCTCCCTGCTCGACCGGGAACCGCCGGTCTACGTCGTCTGCCCCGGCCGCGTCTACCGCACCGACGAGCTCGACGCGACGCACACCCCGGTCTTCCACCAGATCGAGCTGCTGGCCGTCGACGAGGGCCTCACCATGGCCGACCTCAAGGGCACCCTCGACCACATGGTCCAGGCGCTCTTCGGCCCGGACATGAAGACCCGGCTGCGGCCCAACTTCTTCCCGTTCACCGAGCCGTCCGCCGAGATGGACATGGTCTGCTATGTCTGCCGCGGCGCGTCCGTCGGCAACCCGGACCGCCCCTGCCGCACCTGCGGCAGCGAGGGCTGGATCGAGCTCGGCGGCTGCGGCATGGTCAACCCCAAGGTGCTCATCGCCTGCGGCGTCGACCCCCAGAAGTACAGCGGATTCGCCTTCGGGTTCGGCATCGAACGGATGCTGATGTTCCGCCACAACGTAGAAGACATGCGAGACATGGTCGAGGGTGACGTCCGGTTCACCCGGCCGTTCGGGATGGAGATCTGA
- the pheT gene encoding phenylalanine--tRNA ligase subunit beta, whose product MRVPLSWLREYVDLPATETGRDVQAKLVAVGLEVETVEQIGAGLKGPLVVGQVLTIEELEGFKKPIRFCTVDVGSANGTGEPQEIVCGARNFSVGDKVVVVLPGAVLPGDFAIAARKTYGKTSHGMICSTDELGMGDDGTHGIIVLPPEHEVGTDAIELLQLVDEVLDIAVTPDRGYCLSMRGVARETAIAYGLPLRDPALLDVPAPNAYGYPVKVADPIGCDKFTARTVVGLQPEARSPIWLQRRLQKAGMRPISLAVDITNYVMLELGQPLHAYDRTRVDGPIGVRRAQQGEKLTTLDGTVRVLDAEDLVITDNRGPIGLAGVMGGANTEIADVDGEHHSAEVVIEAAHFDAISIARTARRHKLSSEASKRFERGSDPQAAAAAAQRTVDLLVLLAGGTAEAGVTEVSAPSAPRTIAMPANHPDKVAGVEYGRETVVRRLQEVGCDVYGQDELIVTVPSWRPDLSEPNDLAEEVIRLEGYENLPSTLPTPPSGRGLTDRQRLYRRVGRALAGAGFVEALNYPFIGEAALDQLGLDAEDARRRTVKLVNPLSDEEPALRTTLLPGLLGALRRNDGRGSHDLALFETGLVFRPTGTETKAVPLPVDRRPTAEEIAGLDASLPRQPRRAAVVLAGAREQAGWWGKGRPADWADAIEAARTIAHEAGVEVTVRSDRHAPWHPGRCAALYVTVNGEETLFGHAGELHPRVVKDLHLPERTCAVEVELDVLEQAVDGALQAPRISTFPVATQDVALVVAENVPAADVERALREGAGELLESVRLFDVFTGEQIGAGRKSLAYALRFRAADRTLTVDEASAARDAAVALAAERTGAVLRGA is encoded by the coding sequence ATGCGCGTCCCGCTTTCCTGGCTGCGGGAGTACGTCGACCTGCCGGCGACGGAGACCGGCCGTGACGTACAGGCCAAGCTCGTCGCCGTGGGTCTGGAGGTCGAGACCGTCGAGCAGATCGGTGCCGGCCTCAAGGGCCCGCTGGTCGTCGGACAGGTACTGACCATCGAGGAGCTGGAGGGCTTCAAGAAGCCCATCCGCTTCTGCACGGTCGACGTCGGCAGCGCCAACGGCACCGGCGAGCCGCAGGAGATCGTCTGCGGCGCCCGTAACTTCTCCGTCGGCGACAAGGTCGTCGTGGTCCTCCCGGGCGCCGTGCTGCCCGGTGACTTCGCGATCGCCGCCCGCAAGACGTACGGCAAGACCTCGCACGGCATGATCTGCTCCACCGACGAGCTCGGCATGGGCGACGACGGCACGCACGGCATCATCGTGCTGCCGCCGGAGCACGAGGTGGGCACCGACGCGATCGAGCTGCTCCAGCTCGTCGACGAGGTCCTGGACATCGCCGTCACGCCCGACCGCGGCTACTGCCTCTCCATGCGCGGCGTCGCCCGCGAGACCGCCATCGCGTACGGGCTGCCGCTGCGCGACCCGGCGCTGCTGGACGTGCCCGCGCCGAACGCGTACGGCTACCCGGTCAAGGTCGCCGACCCGATCGGCTGCGACAAGTTCACCGCGCGCACCGTGGTCGGCCTCCAGCCCGAGGCCCGCTCCCCGATCTGGCTGCAGCGCCGCCTGCAGAAGGCCGGGATGCGTCCGATCTCGCTCGCCGTCGACATCACCAACTACGTGATGCTGGAACTCGGCCAGCCGCTGCACGCCTACGACCGCACCCGCGTCGACGGGCCGATCGGGGTGCGCCGCGCCCAGCAGGGCGAGAAGCTGACCACCCTCGACGGCACGGTCCGCGTCCTGGACGCCGAGGACCTGGTCATCACGGACAACCGCGGGCCGATCGGCCTCGCGGGCGTCATGGGCGGTGCCAACACCGAGATCGCGGACGTCGACGGCGAGCACCACAGCGCCGAGGTCGTCATCGAGGCCGCGCACTTCGACGCGATCTCGATCGCCCGGACCGCGCGTCGCCACAAGCTGTCATCCGAGGCGTCCAAGCGCTTCGAGCGCGGATCCGACCCGCAGGCCGCCGCGGCCGCCGCACAGCGCACCGTCGACCTGCTGGTGCTCCTCGCCGGCGGCACCGCCGAGGCCGGGGTCACCGAGGTCAGCGCACCGTCGGCGCCCCGCACCATCGCGATGCCCGCGAACCACCCCGACAAGGTGGCCGGCGTCGAGTACGGCCGCGAGACCGTCGTACGCCGCCTCCAGGAGGTCGGCTGCGACGTCTACGGGCAGGACGAGCTGATCGTCACCGTGCCGTCCTGGCGCCCCGACCTCAGCGAGCCGAACGATCTCGCCGAAGAGGTCATCCGCCTGGAGGGTTACGAGAACCTCCCGTCCACCCTCCCGACCCCGCCGTCCGGCCGCGGGCTCACCGACCGCCAGCGGTTGTACCGCAGGGTCGGCCGGGCGCTTGCCGGAGCCGGCTTCGTCGAGGCGCTGAACTACCCGTTCATCGGCGAGGCCGCGCTCGACCAGCTCGGGCTCGACGCCGAGGACGCCCGCCGGCGCACCGTCAAGCTCGTCAACCCGCTCTCCGACGAGGAGCCGGCGCTGCGCACCACACTGCTGCCGGGCCTGCTCGGCGCACTGCGGCGCAACGACGGCCGCGGCAGCCACGACCTCGCGCTCTTCGAGACCGGCCTGGTCTTCCGGCCCACGGGCACGGAGACGAAGGCCGTCCCGCTGCCCGTCGACCGCCGTCCCACCGCCGAGGAGATCGCGGGCCTCGACGCCTCGCTGCCGCGTCAGCCGCGCCGCGCCGCGGTCGTCCTCGCGGGCGCCCGTGAGCAGGCCGGCTGGTGGGGCAAGGGCCGCCCGGCCGACTGGGCGGACGCCATCGAGGCCGCCCGCACCATCGCCCACGAGGCCGGTGTCGAGGTGACCGTGCGCAGTGACCGGCACGCGCCGTGGCACCCGGGCCGCTGCGCCGCGCTGTACGTCACGGTGAACGGCGAGGAGACCCTGTTCGGTCACGCCGGTGAGCTGCACCCGCGGGTCGTCAAGGACCTCCACCTGCCCGAGCGGACCTGCGCCGTGGAGGTCGAGCTCGACGTCCTGGAGCAGGCCGTCGACGGCGCGCTCCAGGCGCCCCGGATCTCCACCTTCCCGGTGGCGACCCAGGACGTCGCGCTGGTCGTCGCGGAGAACGTCCCGGCCGCCGACGTGGAGCGGGCGCTGCGCGAGGGCGCGGGCGAACTGCTCGAATCGGTGCGGCTGTTCGACGTCTTCACCGGTGAGCAGATCGGTGCGGGCCGCAAGTCGCTCGCGTACGCGCTGCGCTTCCGCGCGGCGGACCGCACGCTGACCGTGGACGAGGCCTCGGCCGCGCGCGACGCGGCGGTGGCCCTGGCCGCCGAGCGGACGGGCGCGGTGCTGCGCGGCGCGTAG
- a CDS encoding transcriptional regulator — protein sequence MGATEPNILLAALIEEAGVSRAGLAAHINRAGRPRGLCLRYEHTAVARWLKGQRPRGQVPDLICEVLGKRLSRPVSLDDIGMAAPGTGSSVPGSPLTGFVERATALWRCDEAQRAHALDPAAVTGTTAVMPVWEWENPPEDADVSREGPTRVSTADIETLRAARTHYELMYRRAGGIATRSRIVGFLNSETAPLLRGGYSDAMGRRLYRAAGGLVAVAGICAYDSDAHGLAQRYFHHALRLAKASGDRGLGGYVIALMVNQSLHLADYRQSVAFAQAALRAATGHISPALAADLYAMQAKAYARLGDASGVRESIRRAESEAGRIRPCQEPDETGYVQPGLVDVQVAEALLGIGDLPGAREHAAKAVRIPAHDRGRVHRLAMLTHVELRQGEADRAAATAVEMAEQAGGMESRRLRDRLRAVREDLVASGCADAGRAAELIDGALRVPL from the coding sequence ATGGGGGCAACGGAGCCCAACATTCTGCTGGCTGCCCTGATCGAGGAGGCGGGCGTCTCCCGGGCGGGACTCGCCGCGCACATCAACCGGGCCGGCCGCCCGCGCGGACTGTGCCTGCGCTACGAACACACCGCGGTGGCCCGTTGGCTGAAGGGTCAGCGCCCGCGCGGCCAGGTGCCCGACCTGATCTGCGAAGTGCTCGGCAAGCGGCTGAGCAGGCCCGTCTCGCTGGACGACATCGGCATGGCGGCCCCGGGGACCGGCTCGTCCGTGCCCGGCTCCCCGCTCACCGGCTTCGTCGAGCGGGCCACCGCGCTGTGGCGCTGCGACGAGGCGCAGCGCGCGCACGCCCTCGACCCGGCCGCCGTCACGGGCACCACGGCGGTGATGCCGGTCTGGGAGTGGGAGAACCCGCCGGAGGACGCCGACGTCTCGCGCGAGGGGCCGACCAGGGTCTCCACGGCCGACATAGAGACCCTGCGTGCGGCCCGCACCCACTACGAACTGATGTACCGCCGGGCAGGCGGAATCGCGACCCGTTCCCGCATCGTCGGCTTCCTCAACTCCGAGACCGCCCCGCTGCTGCGCGGCGGCTACAGCGACGCGATGGGCCGCCGGCTGTACCGGGCGGCGGGCGGCCTGGTGGCGGTCGCGGGGATCTGCGCGTACGACTCGGACGCGCACGGGCTCGCCCAGCGCTACTTCCACCATGCGCTGCGGCTGGCCAAGGCGAGCGGGGACCGGGGGCTCGGCGGCTATGTGATCGCCCTGATGGTCAACCAGTCGCTCCACCTCGCCGACTACCGGCAGTCCGTGGCCTTCGCCCAGGCGGCGCTGCGGGCCGCCACCGGACACATCAGCCCGGCGCTCGCCGCCGACCTGTACGCGATGCAGGCCAAGGCGTACGCCCGGCTCGGCGACGCGAGCGGGGTCCGGGAGTCCATCCGGCGGGCCGAGTCGGAGGCCGGGCGCATCCGGCCGTGCCAGGAACCGGACGAGACGGGGTACGTCCAGCCGGGCCTGGTCGATGTGCAGGTGGCCGAGGCGCTGCTCGGCATCGGCGATCTGCCGGGTGCCCGGGAGCACGCGGCCAAGGCGGTGCGGATCCCGGCGCACGACCGGGGGCGGGTGCACCGGCTGGCCATGCTGACCCATGTCGAGCTGCGCCAGGGCGAGGCGGACCGGGCGGCGGCCACCGCCGTGGAGATGGCGGAGCAGGCCGGGGGCATGGAGTCGCGGCGGCTGCGCGACCGGCTGCGCGCCGTGCGCGAGGACCTGGTCGCGAGCGGCTGCGCCGACGCGGGACGGGCCGCCGAACTGATCGACGGGGCGTTGCGCGTACCGCTGTGA